The stretch of DNA TCCATTCCTGAGTAACTTACCAATAAATCATCAGACACTTGAAAACACTGAATGCTAACTTTCCCTATTTTATCTATGTCGTTCTCGTGGCAGTTGGATGCTTATTTATCTTTACTTCATTTGTATATCTCTTTATCAGGAACTTCATTATTATACCTTTGTTCGACTAATAAATATCGTACTGGTTAACCTTGGTTTTGAAACCAACTGGTGCAAAATTGATAATCTTCAATTGTCCTAAATAAAAATGTCGCTCACCTTGTCAAGAGAAAAGCTGGCCCAAGCTTTAGTCCCCTTGACGCAGCAAACTTGAAACGGTTGAAGATCAGCCACTTGGAAAGAATAGGAATCCCTTGTTCTATTTGCAGGCTAAACTGGACAAGCGGGCACATGTTTTAGAAAGCATATAGAACATTGCATGCACTGTAATATCAAACTCGAATATAAATTGAGAATATTTGCACCATTTTCTGTATAGAAAGTGACTTACTTGAGTAAAACTATGATCATTTGCTTTTGCATATCGAGACTCTTGTTTAACTACTACCATACTATCATGATAGCCACCACTGAAAAACAAGCATTTGACAGTATACGCTGAGTCAGAACTGAATTAAATGAAGTTAAGAATCAGTAATAGCTTAAGCTACCTGCAAGTCACCGGAAACCCATGAAGATCTCTGTTAATTGAGCGACCCTCATCGCTTACAGGACGAATATGCTGCATGAGAAATAACATTTATGGTTTCTCAAACAACACAAAGCTTAGTGCATTAATCTTGAAATAAAATAACGTGTCTATAGAGCTCCATTAAGTGCTACGAGTCacaattacctcaaattttacacttGTCTTGCTGCTCCAGTTGGAACTTGCAGGCTCGCTCAAATCTAAGCCAGCAGAGAAGCGACATAAGTTAACTCCACCACTTCCAGAGCGAGAGAAGTTGTCAACTGGTAAGCCATGGACCCCAATCTCGGGAGAAACAGAATGCTGGATAACAAGTATAGTTCGGATTAAAGTCCAAAATGCGTCAGATTCTCCATACAAAACAAATAAGTTGTTTTAAAGCCTGCTATCGAGCTGATACTAAAAATCGGTTAAACTGGTTCTAATTTCAAACAAACGTGCCTCCGAGGCAGATCGGTTACACAGAAGAGTTATTATTTTCACGTCAATACTGTCCTCTTTTGTAACTGTTTTAACATTGGTAATTACATTCTAAGAACATTGGGAGGGGTAATAGCTCATTTTTAACATACTTACGCCCACGTATTTAATTTGAATTCCAATCAACTGAATTTCACAGCCCCTTCAAGGACCAGATTAtttcaaaattctaaatatttAGTCTACTCTTCTTTGACCAAAAAAATAATACGTAATACAACAATAACTACAATTGCACCTCTGTTCCAAACAAAAAATAATACAGTATGTAATAAATAAATGAAACAAGATAAAATACTATTTGAGatagaatttatttatttgcaAAATGATAATAACTAGCCCGGAAAAAAGAGTAGCAAACCTGAATGATAAAAGACTGTTGAGGAAGCCATTCTGGTCTTGGCTTCCGGTAAGTTATTAAGATATTGGAATCATAGAGTCCTTTATCCCACAAAACATCTAGCTTCTCGCTCTTGCCAAATAAATTTGGGTGTTTTATGCAAAGACTGGCAGAATAAAAAGAAAAGGATTGTCAATCAAAGCCAGAAAAAAACACTGCTTAAACACAAAACCctcaacccttcatccttgaaaaccccACCAAAAATTTATAACCAAAACAAAAAGAAGCTTAATGTTTCAGAACAATATTACCTGCCAATTACTAATTCAAGGGGGCTGCCGGAATTCCTGTTTGACAGAGATAGAACAGCAATATTAAGAAAGAAACAAAGAGTGAAGAACTGATGAAAACAAAACCAATTGGGAAGAAGTTCTTTAATATGTAACAACCTGAAAGGTTGGAGCATCAAAGCAGCACATAATTTATGTGTAAAATCCACATTGACATCTATTTTAGCTGCAAGAAAAGACCAACTAATTCAAGAAAGATATacaaaaatcaaatctttatatTATAAAGCACAAAAAAGAACTATCAGCACCCAATATGGACAACCAAAAACACAGTATAGCACAATTCAAAATAAATCAATCTTTTTTTTTGCGAGAAATGTATGCAAAAAAGTAAGTTTCAACCTTTGCAATCATAAAGCACAAAAAAAACTACAGGTACCCATTATTGGCACCCAAAAAAAGCACTTAATAGAATACAAAGTTTAGAGAGTTATGAGATaataaatttgggttttatttgaGAAATGTAGGGGGGAAAGCTTATTTCCAATACATAAAGCACAAACCAAAACTATAGGTACCCAAAAAACACTTCATAAAACACAAAATTTCAGAGGTTATGAGATAAATTCAAGAAAAGTATATAAAAATTCAATCTTCACAATTTTAAGCGCACAGACCAAAAGTATCAGCACCCGAAAACACAGTTGCGTAGCACAATTCAAGAGAAAATTGTCATTCTTTAGTAAGAGAAATGTAAGGGAAAACAAATCAATCTTCGCAATCATAAAGCACAAACTAAAACTATAGGTACCCATTATTAAAAAGACTTCATACAACACAAAATTTCAAAGAGTTAATAAACATGGGTTTTATTAGAGAAATGGGAGAGAAAAAGACTCTACCTTTTCCAGCATGAATGCTTTTCTGAGCACCCATTAGTCCATTAGTGAGTTGAGTTTCCCACCATTCAAGAATTGATTGAAACTTGTGAGTACTAAATAAGTCTTGTTGTATTGAGTGGCTCTATGTTTTTTGTGTTCAGTTTCTTtgtaatataaaatataaaggaatataaagaaaagagaagaagagGGAAAATGGGAAATGGGAATCGGGGAGCTGTCAAGTTATCTCTTGCTTTCTGGATTGGCTTACGCCACTATGCCTGCCCTTCCCTCTCTGCACGTGGTCTGCAGTTCGGCCTTTCAATTTGAAGCTTCGACACCCTATATCTTTTAGCAAAAGCACTACATTTATACAAGTGACGTAACCACAAAAAACCAaatctatctatatagaataaGAGAAACAAAAGCACTATATTAAGATAAGTGTTATAATCACAAAAGGCTAAATAACAatgttaagacaaaataaattaCCTTCTaactaatttattttttgaattttaaattttgaattaattgattacactatttgaattaataaatatagatatcttataattatctataaaaaaaaatataaaataaaactactaattcatatatatatatatatatatatatatatatatatatatatatatatatatatatatatatatatatatatatataaagagaagTAAATAACCCTACGATGCCAAGTGGCATAACCATAAGACAACAAGTGTAGATTTATAGAATAAAGTTTCAacaaagttggagttttaaaattattttaaaataaaatatgaattttaaaaaaaaaaaaaacttgccaattcaaattggggaATAGTTTTAAGTTGgagttttgaaattatttttaaaaaaacgaaagtaaataaataaaaaactttcaattcaaatTTGGGAGTAGTTATTATACTAAATTGGtaatttattaaaaatttatATGTCAATTTAATAATACTAAGTAATGAATAATACAATTAGATAACcaaggaaaaaaaatatatatatatatatatatatatatatatatatatatatatatatatatatatatgtatgtatgtaaaaTAAGAGAAGCAAAAGTACTATATTAAGACAAGtggctgtcacacctcctttttaccccccgcaaagatatatgtgttattggattgttgtgggttaaagagtttttccaattaaagtgacaatttgaaatagggattatcttattgtttagagtcgccacttggaattgatttttgggtgttccaagtcaccttttatttgaatccctagtcaaatgaaggtttgactctattattattggtctgcaaaaataaaattcggataagaaattttattgaccggggagaaggtgtaaggcattccccgagtcacgtggttctagcacggtcgctttattgactacaacttgactTTGATTAAATTTGGATAAaatgtgatttattggtttccatgttttatctatccgcttttaaaatatgaaattttctttgaaatgaatcacgtgtgtgaattcgttttatttattgtgccaaaatcatgccACGCATacatgtacacaattaatagcatttttattatattaagaagattatttttagccaaagtcgcgcgaacgcataCCCTGATTTATttttgggaatcataattatgtcacgcgaacgtgtacataatcgTGATAAATTAAATTAAAGCACGCCTAAAGCACTTTATCGGTGTTCAGTATTCCTATTAGATTTGAGGTTATTGTAAGGCATGAGAATTATGAAATTGTGGTGGAGGGAATGTagtaaattatttatgaaaaggTATGCcagctatgtcatttatgagtttGGGCCTAGCTTGACTAAATCTTTTGGCCAAAAATCGGCTAAAAGAAACTAGTTCAATGCTCTACTCTAAAACCAATTGATCGAATGATCTAATTACTTTTTATAAGACCAAACCCCAAATCTTTGGCTTAAAGTCCAGATTGTGCATAGCAGATTCATCATAATTCCCTTTATGCTAGCAAACAGAAAATGACTTACATCAATTTGTGCAAATTCCaaacagaaaaagaaagaagaacgaaaaattaataaataaaggaAAGCTCAAACATTCAGTACACATTCACAGGGAAAGTTTCGCTCATATCCTTCCAGCAAAAGAAAACCACGACTTCAATTTTAACAAACTTAAACGCTTCCAAAAAGTTAATCataaaatgaactaaataatCAAACTCATATAACGTAATAAAAGAAATTCAATCCACTTTTCTCATATTACCCAAATCAAAGTTATTTATTCATATACTTAAGAATCGATTTGAGAATACAGTGGAAAAACCAAACCTTAATTACTGAGAAAAAAATCGGATCAAAACAAAAGAAGACCGACGAACCAGAGCTGTGGGCGAGAACCTCGAACGACTTTGAACCTGTCGAAAAAAAAACTTGAATCTCGACAGTGAAGAAGACCAAACTGCTGTGCGTACTTGAACGGCTTTGTGGTTGTCTTTGCGGTATTATTTCACTACATTTTTGGTGTTTGGGGACTGTTTCTATGGCTTTTCGCAACTGTTTGTGAGGTGTTGTTTTACTGCATTTTTTTTTTACTGTTCGGCAGCTTCTCTGGGGGTTCTTAAAGCTGCGTTTTAGATAGTTTTCAGACTGTTTTAAGGATATCTTTTCAGCTGGTTTCAATGGGGTTTCTTGGCAGATtcctctctctttttcttttgtgTGTTCTATTTTATAAGAGAGATGAGGGAGAGAAAATTGAGTTCCAAGCCCGACGGGTGGGTGTGAGTTGTGTGTTTTAATGGCTGAAAATAGGGTATGGGgtttgtgagtgggggacaaaGTATGGGGGACAAACATGGGGggcaagcatgggggacaagagaaagtggagtggggacaaagtgtgggagacaaagagtggggacacgcgtgggaagataggagcggaaaatattcaagcacggtaaaaaattaagtgctcacagcatgcccctctttgcttgaaaatattaaaagttttcaggcaaagataaagtgagtcgtgtgactaagttttgaccacatcgttattcaaaagaggaagaaaaataaaagaaaaaggtgcaatcgagtcctgattttggacagcctacatataccgggttataagggaatcaggtcgcgtgtagttcaagaagaatgatggagtgatgagttcgaaagtcgagctagattccgtcgaggctccggtccgtggccctgttattacatcaaaatctaaaagaactaaacaagcctatcagctataagttacaagattcctatttataagtcttctgaaccttgatcttgagtcttgactggttgttcatgcagactctgatctgaaccttgatgcttgctagttgtaggtgctagttcattcttctacggcttcttctgaacaaaaaggaaaatgtgaagctcgtaacttcagtcatgttttgagcagtccatatcatttccatctgcttttgcatttggattcactttttttttctttattttggattcagacttcttcttttgttcatctcgaaccttgtgcctcaaggtaaaacctgctcagacatcacaacaaaaAAATAAACGAAATTTTTCTACCCCAGTTTTtattaggaaaatttcgtgagctattgtaacaaaattctaaactacttctttattgaaagcaaaataaaaataaaaataatggtataccctgaaaaggtcatgataatttttttattttttttgtattgtcccaaaagaatgtctcaactaaggatttgtgtaccttatgttgggaaaatgtggtcagagaatgggataccctatattggcaatgataccatggagtggtgtatcctgcatttaaaatcaaattaactagggagtggtgtggtaaggaaatataatcaggggattggtgtaccctgtatcactgagaagAAAATATAAACagaggttggcaccctgtattactgaaaagaaaatgtaaccaggggttggtgccctgtattactgaaaaggaaatgtaaccaggggttggcgccctgtattactgaaaagaaaatgtaaccaggggttggcgccctgtattgctgaaaaggaaatgtaaccaggggttggtgccttgtattactgaaaaaagaaatgtaactaggggttggcaccctgtattgctgaaaaggaaaatgtaactagaggttggcgccctgtattactgaaaagaaaatgtaaccagaggttggtgccctatattactgaaaaagaaatgtaaccaggggttggcaccctgtattactaagaaagaaatgtaaccaggggttggtgccctgtattactagaaaagaaatgtaaccaggggctggcgccctatattactgaaaaggaaaatgtaaccagaggttggcgccctgtattactgaaaaggaaacgtAACCAGGGGTTTGCGCCCTGtgttactaaaaaggaaatgtaaccaggggttgacgccctgtattactgagaaagaaatgtaaccaggggttggtgccctgtattactggaaaagaAATGCAATCAGAGgctggcgccctatattactgaaaaggaaaatgtaaccagaggttggcgccctgtattactgaaaaggaaacgtAACCAGGGATTTGCGCCCTgtgttactgaaaaggaaatgtaaccaggggttggcgccatgtattactCAAAAGAAAATTTAACctggggttggcaccctgtattactatataaaaaaaaatataaccagggggttggcgccctgtactactgaaaaggaaatgtaaccaggggttagcgccctgtattactgaaaaggaaatgtaaccagaggttggcaccctgtattactggaaaaggaaatataaccaggggttggcgccctgtattactgaaaaaataCTGAATCCCCGGGGCGAAAAGGGTCTAcatgggttaaactacgaaaagcaaacctaggcgaagagtacttctactcggaatatgagttgtatccccctaggcgaaaagtttctacccgggttaaactacgtaaaacaacctgagcgaaaagtacctctacccggaactatgagctggatccccctaggtgaaaaaggttctacgtgggttaagctacgtaaaataatctcggcgaagagtacttctatccggaaactatgagctggatctccctaggcgaaaagcttctacctgggttaagctacgtaaaacaaactaagcgaagagtatttctacccggaactatgagctggatccccctaggctaaaaggttctacctgggttaagctacgtaaaacaacctgagcgaagagtacttctacccgaaactatgagctggatccccctaggcaaaaatgttctacctaggttaagctacctaaaacagcctgggcgaaaagtacttctacccagaactatgagctggatccccctaggtgaaaaggttctacctgggtta from Nicotiana tomentosiformis chromosome 11, ASM39032v3, whole genome shotgun sequence encodes:
- the LOC104093836 gene encoding outer envelope protein 39, chloroplastic, producing MGAQKSIHAGKAKIDVNVDFTHKLCAALMLQPFRNSGSPLELVIGSLCIKHPNLFGKSEKLDVLWDKGLYDSNILITYRKPRPEWLPQQSFIIQHSVSPEIGVHGLPVDNFSRSGSGGVNLCRFSAGLDLSEPASSNWSSKTSVKFEHIRPVSDEGRSINRDLHGFPVTCSGGYHDSMVVVKQESRYAKANDHSFTQFSLQIEQGIPILSKWLIFNRFKFAASRGLKLGPAFLLTSLTGGSIVGDIAPYQSFAIGGLGSVRGYGEGAVGCARSCLVANNELTFPLNPMLDGAVFLDCGSDLGSGRHVPGNPALRHGKPGTGVGLGYGLRFKSQLGHFQVDYAVNAFQQRTVYFGFSNLPS